The following is a genomic window from Taeniopygia guttata chromosome 11, bTaeGut7.mat, whole genome shotgun sequence.
CATAGGGTCAGCCTGTGCATAACAGATACTAAGATAGAATCCCTTTATGAAatttatgtgtgtgtatatatttttctctctctttaaaTCCAAGATACTGATTTTCCCAGAAGGCACCTGCACAAACCGAACCTGCTTGATCACATTTAAACAAGGTGAGAGATTTTATCCCGTTgttgttggaaaaaaatatgtgctGTTACTTTGATAGTTGTAGTAAGGACTGAACTTACAAAGATACATCATCCACAACAACACTATTGTAATCCCTTACTTTATTAAAGTTTCAGTGGCACTAAACCCACTCTTTTATAATAGTCAGCTTACTTCTCTGGCTTGTGGTGTTGTGTAAGATGCAAAATATCTGTGATGTATATGAATGGTTAGTTGGGGGTTTTTCTGGGTATAGTTTTCATCTAATTTATTTACTCAGAAACTCAGCTGTGATTGTTATGAGATAAATGTATGAACTTTCTCACATGATATTCTTTTATCTCAGCTAACAGTTGGGCTGTCTTAGATTCCTGTAGATTTTGACACACAAAACTTAGCAGCCAAGTTACAAAATGTCTTTGTGTAGCACTTAGCAAGCCAGTACAACAAATCATTTTTGGCAGAGAAACATTCTTCATTGCACCACTGATCATTAGATTGTTGTGCTGCCCTTCAGTTAAGAAAGGAGAGCAACGTCTTAGGTAGAAGTGTGAAAAACCATTACTACGTGGCCAGATCCATATCACTTGTGATGATGAGAACACAGAGTGATTCGGGAAATGCTCAAATGCCTTGTGAGCATCTCATCCTTTGAAATTAATGTCCATCTGTGGGGAGATAATGCACAGAAAAGGAGCTTAAACAGTCCAGGGATCTTAGGCAGCTTTCTCCTCAAGATGGAGACAAACCCTTTTCTGTCATGACATCTTGCtgctaatttaaaaacaaataaaaaaccaaaaacccaacctACAATGTACATAAAACCCaaatcaaacaacaaacaaaaaactgaaGTAGAACACATCTCATTTTCCTcgtgtttttaaaaatatctccttCCAGGCACTGTTGtttgaaataaatcacttaAAGCTCCCAATTACTCTGTCAAGCTTAGTTGTAACAATTAGTTCTAATTTGTGGCTGCAGGTGCCTTTGTTCCACGAGTCCCTGTCCAACCTGTGTTACTCCGATACCCCAACAAGCTGGTGAGCAGAACACTCTTCTGTTACAAACTATTAATACAGAAGGCAAAAGTCTGACTTAAGTGGTACCTACAATAAATACTTTGCATTGTCACTGAAGATCATATTGTCCTGAGCTTTAGCATTGAAGAGCTCCTGGAAGCAGGCAGGCTTCCCAAGTGTCACCATGGTGTAGTTGCTGTTCTGACTGTGAAAAATTACTGCTGGGCTTCTTAGCTAAAGGGGGAGACAGGAGAGTGTTGCAGCAGAAGTTGGAGACTTCCTGCAGTGCCACAGAGCCTGTACTTTGAAGTCTAAAATGGACACAACTTCCGTATTAGTCATCATTTTTTGGTTAACCTCAAGATAGCCTTACGGCAAAAGGACATGTAAAGTTTCTGAACAGAAGCAAAGCTGAGCCATGCAGTACATCCAGCTCCTCTCCTCAGGAGAGCAGCTTTGCAGATGTTCTTTTCATGCAGCATTCCTTGTGCAGCTCCACTTTACTCTGTCTGTAAGATTGGGACCTTTTCAACTTCTTTTAAATTACCTGGTCATCCAATAAATCCAGAAAGGACCAAACTTTCGCTTCCTAATGTTTTGTTAGGATTAAATCAGATGGTTGTTATTGTTATTTGCAAAGACTCCTTTGTGTAATCCTTTTACAAATGAATGTCAAAAGTGAACCGCTCAAGGGGATTGGTATTGTATTTCACTGATAAGATTTAAGGATCTGCCAGTACACACTGTAAAAATAATGTATAAGAATAATAAacacagggagggagagaaaaaaaagaaaaacaaaatatcaaagaaaaagCATGATAAATTATGCAGAAATGAGACATATTTATGAGAATGCCTCTCTAAAGGGACTGGTGAGGCCCGCTGGCAGagtcagtttttattttccctgcttCTGTTGTTTAGATCAGAGGGAATGATTTACAATATCTAACTAACTATAAATGTTATTCCCAATTGTCTATAAAAGTCTGCCATgcttattttcaaatttttaaggCAAGGAATTCTATTTGCCTTAAcacctttatttattttcactaaAGGCCTATAAAAACATCATCCACTTTTACTAAACTTGTGCCTGTTTTAAATTGTAACTTATCTGCTTACTAGCTTTCATCTGGTTTTGTCAtgcatttctgtgttttattttttccttaggaTACTGTGACCTGGACATGGCAGGGCTATTCATTGTAAGTTTCTTAATCCTACTGAAAATCACTTACAGAAATTTTCCCCCTGTTGCTAAACAGTCTGCCAAACAGATTCCACTAAACCAAGACACATGTTCTTCAGGATCTGTTTTTATGAGGGGGAAATACCTGAGGATAATCTGTCATACAGTAGATTTCATATCTGAATGGCTAGAGAAAGGGTTACCAAAGGAAAGTATTATTTCTAGTTCCACCActcttttaattttctcttattttgcaCATTCCattagaaaaaaggaaagaaaagtattAAAGAACCTTCGCAACCAAAATATGTCTGGAAGATACTTTTCACTTTACAAATACTCattaaaatgtacatttttagaATCCATATACTACATTTTCATGTGTAATATGTAGTTTATCTAAGTACAGTAGTCCTGCTTTACTAACGTTTGTAAGGCAGATAATTTTGAAACACATCTGGACTAGCGGAGCAGATCATAAACACCTTTTAAACAATCTtacacatttttatatatatatatatatatatatatatatatatatatatatatatatataaacatgtATGTATTACaatatatataaatagataagaaatatatatacttttttatatatataattctaACATCTTCACACTTAGACAATGGACATAATGAAATGTCCATTTCAGTTTCCCaagattttttcctgtttctgctaTTGCTGATACATTTATCAGCTTACTGAGACTAATGAACATTGCAAATTCAGTACATGCTACAGATTTCCTCCATGGAGGATTTACACTGAAAGATTAAAATAGAGCTGTATCTTCAGTTATGACAGATGGAGTAGGAATaggcaaagaaagaaattaaatcagagGTATTCCCATGGGAGGGAGGAGGTTGCCCATTCAGTCTGAATGCAGAAATGCTCTAAGCCTGGTGGCTGGATGGTGAAGGCTCAAATCAAAACCTATCAGCAGGTGAAAGGAACTGTTTAGCAAAatcatgagaaaaaaatggatgGGTGGAGAAGAATCCATAGATTCTTAATAAAACTAACTGGAACAGGGAGAAGAATATTCCCTGCACAAACATGGAGATCACAAAATGCAAAACTGTCTCTTTGTAAAACTTCCTGGATGTTGTGGCGAGGACAGGACAGTACCGGTCTTCTCAGAAACCTCCTGACATGGTTCCTGCTTTCACTTACTACTTATCTCTTACTTTTGTGCTTTACTGGGAGGAATACTGTTAGAAAAGCAAGCATTAAGAGTGGACTTCTGCAGGAGATAGACAGGATCCCATAGGCTCTCTcgccttttcccttttcttttttgtccaAAACAAGAACAGAAAGACTGCTTGAAAGTTTTCTGTTATAACATACCTGTTGTAAAGATCAAATGTGCATTTCTGCTTAAAAATCACAGTGAAAAGAGCAAGTCTGAAGTGGCTGTGCTTATCCTCTTTAGCAGTTTCTTTCCCCCCAAGCTTATCTGTTGATCCTAAAAtctgtgactttttaaaaaagcactgATGGTCCTGACCCTACTGGCCCTTCATTAACATCTCTATGTAAATTTACTGTAATTTGAAAAATGACTAGCAAATACTAACAAATCCAGTTCTGCTTAAGGAAGTTACTGGTCCTATTTTGCAGCTGAGAGAATAAAAGATAAAGTAAAGCTTCTTCCCAGAATCAAAGCTCTTAAAGTTTAAAATCCAGTATCCATGGTCCTCCTTAAAGAGAGGGAGACATTTTACTGGCCAAAGAGCTGTGCAGAATTTTTAATGTACATGGGAGAAGACAGCAAGTTGCCTGCCCtgtgagcaggcagcagctgtaTGCAGAAGCCCTGttagaaaaaatgtgaaaagtaACCTTTTGGGAAACTTCACTGAAAGGTACTTAGAAACCTTGCCTAatactggcttttttttttttttttttttttttttgtgtgtgtgttttaaaatgtttaatctACTGACATGTGAAttcttctgttttaaataagtaaaatttgtttttcttcctctttgccTGCAGTAAAGAGCTGTGCATAATGACACTGTGTCAGATCTTCACAAGATTAGAAGTTGAGGTAAgaattggaaatatttttgtactAAGATTTAGCATCCTGggaatttctgttttaatataTTCACAGTATAATACATTATTCACATTATTAGTTATTTTTAGTGAATGATAAACAAATGTCTCAGAAACAAGGACAAGCATCATAGTAAGTAATAGATTTAATTTATTGTCCATATGTATGTATAATTCTGACGAGTTTCTAAGACAGCTGCcagaaatgtctttatttttagagcATTATAAAATCACTGTTAATTATCACCACATGAATTCTACAGATGTTAAAACTAAGAATTAACATACATTCTGTCAAAGGTAACAGCTTCTTTTCCCACGTCCCCATTTCTCTGGTCCCTTCAAAGCAACGTTCTCTTCCTCACCATCTCTCCAGACTCAACTCTCACAGATTTCTACAAATAACAGCCCATTCAAGTACTTCTGCTGAGCCTCATATAAGGAACCAGTTCCCTTGATCATTAAATCCACTGCATAACACAGAGACAACTGAAACAACATCCACACTTCTTCCTGTGAGCACCCACCCTCTAACTGCTCCCTGTCAAAGAGGCAGCTTTCAAAACACATTCCTTACCAGACTACAGAGGGTTGTCAGTGTGGACTAAGTTGGTTTAGGAGCctgaggaaggggaaaaaatgacaCATTTTGTCTGTTTATTTGCAAAACACAGGATTTAGCAGAGTCCAAAGCTTTGTGAATACAAGCAGTGTTGTTACTGCTAAAAATTAGCAATCTAGTGTGTGTTGTAGAACAATGACATTCACTTTGAGGGAGCATCTTGTTACTGTATAGTGCTTGCATTAGACACGTATTTGTAGAGGGTATAATCAAGAGATAATTCTCCTAATATTTTTGTTCAGTAGGGCATAGCTATGTGATTTATATACATGGGAGCAAGAAACAGTTAATGTAGCCCTTCCAATAGAAGGAAGAGCATCATTTTCCATACTTCAGAACAGACCTCAAACTTGttttttagaaaacaaatttcatGTTCCAAGAGATGAAactgaaacatgaaaaaatgtgCAGCTTTCACAGCAGCATGTGTCCCCAAAATGAAACTAACTTCTTAGCATCAGTGCAAAAGCCTTTCAgtttctaaaaagaaaagggaCACGTTTTCCTGTGGGAGGAGGGGATCCAACTATTCCTTTTAGAAGTGGACATTTCTGTTGCTGTCCCATGCTGTGTGCAAGTAGCCTCTCCACTCCCACCAGTCTTGCAGTGCCTCTAcctgctgtgcaggagaagTGATGGGCTCCAGGCATGTGTCCATGTCCAGTCTAGCTCTGACACTCTGGGATATTGAACATGAAATTGAGCCTGGCAATGAGTTTTAGGGCTGGAAAAAATATAGCAATTGGCAAATTCTGTAAGAGGAGAGACTAGGTCACAAAGAgatcagagaaatatttttgctattgAGAGGTGTGAAGAATTTTCTTACAGGACTGAATTTGACTGGGAAGATGTACTTGCCACGCTCCAGCAGCTGAGGTGTGAGATCatgcagccactgcaggaggTCAAGAAACCAAATTCTTGCTCCTCAGCTGTTGTTTCTGGCAAGCAGGTTTTATGAATAAttataggggttttttttgaagggGGTGAAGGTGGTGTTTAAGCTGCCAGGAGTTCACGTTGCTCTGTGAGCAAGACCTTAGCCACAAGTGAAGTAATGACCACTTCCAAAATCATGACCGTGTTTGCGTAGATAAACCTGGAGTTATGACTTCTCACCCAGGGACCTCAGAGATTTCGGTGTACTGTGTGCCTGGACTTTCTCAGTTTAAGAATTATGTGACTTCTGAAGGAGAGTTATAATAACCAGGAACCTATTTCAGACCTTGAACAAAGCTGGCCACTGCTTACAGAAGGAATGAAATCTCAAATATCCCTGTGAACAGCTGGACTTCTCCTCTCCTTACAGGGGACACAACTTTTAAttataaacagaaaatttttaTGGTTATTTGACAGATAACCAATTTCATATACTCACTGATTTTAATCATAAAGAGAAagcattccttaaaaaaaaactttaaatggCTGTTCAGGACAAACTCTGTTTATATGGGACAGTTAGCACTATAATAATGCATCACCAGCATCTGCAGTATAACTAAAGCAACACACTGGCACATAATTAACAACTTTCTTCCAATGAACCATGAGCAACACCTTATTTTGGAATCTTTGTATTCTAGGAATAAAGGGCagggtgcagagcagcagaactcagaTAGATTATAACCATAGTTGGGGAAAGGCACACAGTAagcagagctgtgagcaaacatggaagaagaaagaaaaaaactctccTCCACACACTGTTTTGCAAACAGGGGCAGGTTCATGCCACAATAGATAATAGTTCATCTAGAGGCTATTTTGGTGACAAGGTACTTCCAAGTTCTTACATAATACTGAATCCTCAATAGTAAACAAGTTTCCATTTAGATAACTGGGATGTTTCCTAGATGTGGTAGGAGAGAGGGTTTTTTACCTTTTGGTTGGAGTTCCAAAATTGTATCCAGTTAGTGTTCTACTTACAACTCAGAGCTATGATTCCTTAAAGTTTTtatcgggggggggggggggggggggaaatgtgCAGGTAACTTATCAGTCACATGCTGACAGATGCAGCTAACAAGGTGGGGCTGCAgtgtgtatttaaaaacattaaaactcTCACATATACTAGTCTAAGAGAAAACATCACTTAAAAAGGATCTTTGGAAAAAATGTGCAGTATTTCAAGCTCATGTTCTTACCAGTGCAGCATTTCATCTTCTAAGTATGTATTTATTATACTTTCCTTCTTTGAGGAGTTGATTTTACATATTAAAGAAGCTTCTACCAATCCTTGAGAGTTTTGCAGTAAATCTCATTTGTGTGGAGAGAGCAGAAGAGCCTGAGCAGTTTCTGAGGTGGCTGAGACCTCTAGCGGTCCTTTCATTGTATGGCTGATGTTTTTCTCCTGTTCTCCTgcaatcaaacaaaaataagaaattgcTCATGTTCCTAATGAAGCGGTAACTATTGAATTGATTGGATAACTCATCCCTTTCAGTTTCTGCCTGTTCATGTTCCTactgaggaagaaaagaatgaTCCAGTTCTTTTTGCCAACAGAGTCCGACAAACCATGGCAAAGTAAGTATTGGACCATCAGTAAAACCTCTGAGAACGGTTCTGTTGTATCCAGCAATTCTACATATAGCCTAGCCATAAAGTACAATTTAGTCAAGTCCCAGGTACTGTACATAGGAATTGCTCTGGATTTTCACTAAGAGGTGTCAAAATCCTATACTGGATTACCCTGATTGTTTTCACATGGAGCATAAAAAAGGTTATCTTACATTGGAACATAGTATGTTAAATTCATAGAAAACTGGAATAAAATTATCTCTCCTTGCTTGGCAAGGATGAGTGGGTGGTGGTTTGTTCTCCAGCATTACTGGGCTGCATTTACAAGATGGTAAATCTTAAAACCTCATGGTGCTGTACTCATAACACAGTTTTATGGTGTGGTTTCACAGTTTCATGAAATGGTGTATATTGCTTTGACCTACGTGCAGCAGTGCTAGAATAAATTACCATTTGTTTCACATATCAGAGAAGGGAAACTGTCTacaaaaagttattttgatATATACAAAattgattttgcttttccttaattttatttcagtgctttGAATGTGCCAATCACTGATCACACTTTTGAAGATTGCAGACTGATGATTTCAGCAGGGCAGTTGACTTTACCCATGGAAGCTGGGCTGGTGGAGTTCACCAAAATTAGCAGAAAACTCAAGTAAGGGAAGTTTTATTGCTTGGTCACATAATTACTAAAGTGCTGCAGGTGTTGATGGCCATCTGCCAAAGGTTAAATAACCAGACAACAGACTTGGCCATGTGTAATATGGTGGTTTTCTGCATACAACTTACATAAATTACAAGGAAATCAGAGATGAGGAAAATCCCAGTAAGGACTAATCCCAGGTAATTTTTGTCACCACTGTTGCAAGAGAAAAGATTATTCTCACCAAAGGGTGAGAAAAGTAGAGCACTCGATGGTAGTCTTGGTAGAAATTTAAATTGCTTTAGTGGTGAGGCACTAGCAGCTTGTAGCAGGAAGTAAAAAGCCTTTTTTGGCCTTGAAGTTTCCAGCCTGAGACTTCAGTTTACTGTTCTTAGTTTTACTGTGCAACCATGTGTCACTAGTGATGtcagtttttttctgtctggttACAGTGGAATTTGAGGACTGAGCCATGTAACCATACTCCATCAAATaacctggcacagctgtggtgAAATCTGAATGTGTCCAATAAATCTTGCCTTATTATTAAGTGCTATATATCCATTTATAGAATTCCATCTGGAATAGTTACATGGCAATCCTAATTTTTCTTATTGAGGTGCAGTAGTGTATTTTGCAGAGATCTGACAGTTCTGAGGTTCTAGCAGTACTGTTTGGGTGGAGAGCTTGCTAGTAGAGCTGAGACCTGCTCCCTCTGTCAAGGAAATACCCTAGAGCATGATGCAGCAAAATACTGTTACACCTGAATTTATGGCAATTAAAAGCtctctgctggagcagcctaGTAATTGGACAGACAATTCTAGGTTTGAGAAGTTATTCTATGGAAGTCTGACACACCCAAACATAGAACTGTCTGCTTTTAATATTAATAACCAGAGAGGAGCAGTCCTTAATTTCtgatttaaagtaaaatatctGGTCTGAAGTACAGCATTAGAAATGCTGTAGACACATGCCCTGTTTGGCAATTTGTTATCTTTGAACACTGTAACTCCTACTGAAATTCCATCTGTCCAAGAACTGCTGTATAGAAATATCTCCTCTCCCTCATGTTTGCATAGCCTAAAATGGAATCATGTCAGAGAGCAGTTGGATACTTTTGCTGCTATTGCAAGTGCTTCCAAAGGGGGAAGAATTGGAATTGAGGAGTTTGCTGAGTACTTGAAGCTGCCTATTTCAGATGTCCTCAAAGAGCTGTTTCTACTTTTTGACAGGGTGAGTAATTGGTTAACTGACTTGTTGACAATATTTTGTTAGCAATCAGGTACCAAAAAGATACTTATTGTAATTCATTATGTCCAGCTTAGTAAATGCTTCTTGGTTAACAGTTTCTGTAAGGAAGGTAGGTGACTTATTTTGTTCATAAGTTTCAGTGGAGAAAACATTCATTAGTTTCTGCCTTATGAGATGGCAGCCATCCCTTGGACCAAGTTACTGCACCAGTATCAACAATAATCTTCATGCTGGTAATagctgaatattttcttttgctgactGCAGATTTTGATCTTAAGTACATTTTGATAGCTTAGTTAGCTGTTGTAATTAATTAGATAATTTAAGGCAAAGTGAAACTAACTGGGGTGTTAACTGGAACACTGcagtgctcctgctgtgcttgtGAAGGGTGCTGTTAGACTTCACAGGGACTCCTCTTGCTTCTCTCTGGCCATAAAGGGTGTGTGTTAACATGATCATTAAGGCTTTACCCCTGGTCAGTGCTAATCTGTCCAATTCTCTCCTCTCTCAGAAGCATCAATGACTAGAGCAGAGACAGAATTAATCTTACTTCTAGGCCTCCACATGTGCTGCAATGCACACAGCCTGTTGTCCTGCAGGTGCCTGTGGACTGGAGGTTTTCTCTTACCATAAGAGCTTTCCCAACTCATCATCACTCTTCCTGATCAGTGAGCCTTAGCAGTGCACCTGTCCTTGGGATGCCATGGTAACTGCTGATTAAAACTGTTTCAGGATTTTTCCACATAAAAAGTTTTTACAAGCTCTAAAATAGGAAAGAGTCAAACGTATTTCCTGATCTGGTGAATGCCTTGAAGCTCTAGCAGAGCTATGTACTCATCCTTTTGTCATTCCTGCCTCCCCATCTTGGACCATTGGCTCCTGAGCTACATACTCTGAGTCCTGAAGCACAGTACCTACATCAGAAATGTGCAGTGGCAACTAAAAAAATTAAGGGCAATCATACTCCTTTCACTTTCTTTATATGGTGCAACATCAATAACTAGAACTAGCAAAGTAATGCTCAATTCACTAAAAGTTTGAAGGAATAAAAGATTGTGAAGACTAAGTGCAAGGCTTGCATTCATGTTTAAGGAGGTCATCACAACTGAGGAACAGTCATGCTTGTCTAATAGAGCTGTTTTCAAATTGCTTCGTGTATGAGCACAAGCATTCTGAGACTTCTGCTTTGTGGGTTTCAacctcattatttttttcttctaaaatggTTAAATGGTTCCTCAAATCACATAAACATAACAATGCAAAGAAATAGGGGCGTATCAACACCTGACAGAAACTACTGAGAGGTAACTGGCAGCCAGAAACATGCACAGACACGGTGAAGTCTAAGCATGCAAATAAGCTGTGTTTTGCCCACGCCCAAGTCAGACACAAACAGCTTCAGAGAGCTACAGAGCACTGGATCTCCGAGTATCTCACTTCAGAAAATCTTCACGATGTTCCTTGCTAAAGCTTTGCTGAGTGGAGGAAGTGGTAGTAGTCGTGGAGGAAACCTTGCACGTGGCCTTGGAGGGCTCCTTACTGGAGGTGGAGGTGCAGGGAATATTGGAGGACTTGTTGGAGGTCTTGTCAACCTTATAagtgaagcagcagctcagtatAATCCAGAGCCACCTCCACCTCCTCGCAATCATTTTACAAATGTGGAAGCTCAGGAGAGTGATGAGATCAGACAGTTTCGTCGCCTGTTTGCCCAGCTGGCTGGAGATGATATGGAAGTGTGTGCCACTGAGCTAAGGGACATCCTGAACAAAGTCCTTTCCAGACACCAGGACTTGAAGGCGGACGGCTTCAGCTTGGACACCTGCCGCAGCATGGTCGCCGTCATGGACAGCGATGGAAGCGGCAAACTGGGCTTTGAGGAGTTCAAGTATCTGTGGAACAACGTCAAGAAGTGGCAATGTGTGTACAAGCAGTATGATGCTGCTCAGTCGGGCGCTGTTGGGAGAGCCCAGCTGCC
Proteins encoded in this region:
- the CAPNS2 gene encoding calpain small subunit 2, which encodes MQISCVLPTPKSDTNSFRELQSTGSPSISLQKIFTMFLAKALLSGGSGSSRGGNLARGLGGLLTGGGGAGNIGGLVGGLVNLISEAAAQYNPEPPPPPRNHFTNVEAQESDEIRQFRRLFAQLAGDDMEVCATELRDILNKVLSRHQDLKADGFSLDTCRSMVAVMDSDGSGKLGFEEFKYLWNNVKKWQCVYKQYDAAQSGAVGRAQLPNALRAAGFQLNEQLCQVIVRRYAAEDGSMDFNSFISCLVRLDSMFRAFKALDHDGSGHIRVTIEDWLQLTMYS